In the Clostridium beijerinckii genome, one interval contains:
- the fdhF gene encoding formate dehydrogenase subunit alpha: protein MEKKVLTVCPYCGSGCNLYLVVNDGKIVRAEPANGDNNEGKLCLKGYYGWDFLNDPQILTSRIKKPMIRKNGELEEVSWDEAIKFTAENLMKIKAKYGPDAIMGTGSARGPGNEPNYVMQKFMRAVIGTNNIDHCARVCHGPSVAGLTYSLGDGAMSNSIPEIEDSDVLFVFGYNPAETHPIVARRIVKAKEKGAKVIVTDPRKTDVVRLSDLWLQLKGGTNMALVNAFGNVLINEDLYDHDYVEKYTEDFEKYKAEVEKYTPEYAEKITGVKADYIRKAMRTYAKGRNATILYGMGVCQFSQAVDVVRGLASIALLTGNFARPSVGIGPVRGQNNVQGTCDMGTIPNNYPGYQLVTDKKVQEKFEKAWGVKLSDKNGYFLTQVPELVLKEDKIKAYYIFGEDPVQSDPNAAELREALDKIEFIVVQDIFMNKTALHADVILPSTSWGEHDGVYSSADRGFQRIRKAVEPLGDVKTDWEIISAVATAMGYPMNYKNTEEIWDEMRSLCPKFAGASYKKIEEQGIVRWPCPTEDHKGTPYLYEGNKFTTPSGKGRLFACEWRPPVELTDEEYPLSLSTVREVGHYSVRTMTGNCRALQKLADEPGFIQMSIEDAQELNIKDQELVRITSRRGSVLSRALITERVKKGSTFMTYQWWIGACNELTNDSLDPISKTPEFKYCAIKVERIEDQKSAEEYIITEYENIRKKMRITSEK from the coding sequence ATGGAAAAGAAAGTGTTAACGGTGTGTCCTTATTGTGGAAGTGGGTGCAATTTATATCTTGTAGTTAATGATGGAAAGATTGTAAGAGCGGAACCTGCAAATGGTGATAATAATGAAGGAAAATTATGTTTAAAAGGATATTATGGCTGGGATTTCTTAAATGATCCTCAAATATTAACTTCTAGAATTAAAAAGCCTATGATAAGAAAAAATGGAGAATTAGAGGAAGTTTCATGGGATGAAGCTATTAAATTTACAGCGGAAAACCTTATGAAGATAAAAGCTAAATATGGACCTGATGCAATTATGGGGACAGGCTCAGCTAGAGGTCCAGGAAATGAACCAAACTATGTAATGCAAAAATTTATGAGAGCAGTTATTGGAACTAACAATATAGATCATTGTGCTAGAGTATGCCATGGACCATCGGTTGCAGGACTTACTTATTCACTAGGTGATGGCGCTATGTCAAATTCGATTCCAGAAATTGAAGATTCAGACGTTTTATTTGTATTTGGATATAATCCAGCAGAAACTCATCCTATAGTAGCAAGAAGAATAGTTAAGGCTAAAGAAAAGGGTGCAAAAGTAATTGTGACAGATCCTAGAAAAACAGATGTTGTAAGATTGTCTGATTTATGGCTTCAACTAAAGGGTGGAACTAATATGGCTCTAGTAAATGCCTTTGGAAATGTGCTAATAAATGAAGATTTATATGATCATGATTATGTAGAAAAATACACTGAGGATTTTGAAAAGTATAAAGCAGAAGTAGAAAAATATACTCCAGAATATGCTGAAAAAATAACAGGTGTAAAAGCTGACTATATAAGAAAAGCAATGAGAACATATGCAAAGGGTAGAAATGCCACAATATTATATGGTATGGGTGTTTGTCAATTCTCACAAGCTGTTGATGTAGTAAGGGGTCTCGCATCTATTGCCCTTTTAACAGGAAACTTTGCAAGACCGAGCGTAGGAATCGGACCAGTTCGTGGACAAAATAATGTACAAGGAACTTGTGACATGGGGACAATCCCTAATAATTATCCAGGATATCAGCTTGTAACAGATAAGAAAGTACAAGAAAAATTTGAAAAGGCTTGGGGTGTTAAACTTTCAGACAAAAATGGATACTTTTTAACTCAAGTGCCTGAATTAGTTCTTAAGGAAGATAAAATAAAAGCCTACTATATATTTGGAGAAGATCCAGTTCAAAGTGATCCAAATGCAGCAGAGCTTAGAGAAGCTTTAGATAAAATTGAATTTATAGTGGTGCAAGATATATTTATGAATAAAACAGCTCTTCATGCAGATGTTATCTTACCTTCAACTTCTTGGGGAGAACACGATGGAGTTTATAGTTCAGCAGATAGAGGCTTCCAAAGGATAAGAAAAGCAGTGGAACCTTTAGGGGATGTAAAAACTGATTGGGAAATAATAAGTGCAGTAGCAACAGCTATGGGTTACCCAATGAATTATAAAAATACAGAAGAAATATGGGATGAAATGAGAAGCCTATGTCCTAAGTTTGCAGGAGCAAGCTACAAAAAGATTGAAGAACAAGGAATTGTTAGATGGCCTTGTCCTACAGAAGATCACAAAGGAACTCCTTATTTATATGAAGGAAATAAATTTACGACTCCTAGCGGTAAAGGAAGGTTATTCGCTTGTGAATGGAGACCACCAGTTGAATTAACAGATGAAGAATATCCTTTAAGTTTATCAACTGTAAGGGAAGTTGGACATTATTCAGTAAGAACAATGACAGGAAATTGCCGTGCCCTTCAAAAGCTTGCAGATGAACCAGGATTTATACAAATGAGTATTGAAGATGCACAGGAGTTAAATATAAAAGATCAAGAACTTGTAAGAATAACATCTAGAAGAGGAAGTGTACTATCAAGAGCACTTATTACTGAAAGAGTTAAAAAGGGTTCAACTTTTATGACATATCAATGGTGGATTGGTGCATGTAATGAGTTAACTAATGATAGTCTTGATCCTATTTCAAAAACTCCTGAATTTAAATATTGTGCAATTAAGGTTGAAAGAATCGAAGATCAAAAATCAGCTGAGGAATATATAATAACTGAATATGAAAACATAAGAAAGAAAATGAGAATAACATCTGAAAAATAG
- a CDS encoding Na-translocating system protein MpsC family protein encodes MSAINLELQEQIKKVTVKIIKHYRGRGPEYVKVKVDSLDTITLEIKGILSNLSEILVNEGAVNMVADYWKIMKPHLEKNFLQEVKDILKKDFTYSWKICNIENDNRTVVITIKLID; translated from the coding sequence ATGAGTGCTATAAATCTTGAATTGCAAGAACAAATTAAAAAAGTTACAGTTAAAATTATAAAGCATTATAGAGGTAGAGGGCCAGAATATGTTAAAGTGAAGGTTGATTCCCTTGACACAATAACTTTAGAGATAAAAGGGATACTTTCAAATCTTAGTGAAATTTTGGTTAATGAAGGTGCTGTCAATATGGTAGCAGATTATTGGAAGATAATGAAGCCCCATCTTGAAAAAAATTTCCTTCAGGAAGTGAAAGATATATTAAAAAAAGACTTTACTTATAGCTGGAAAATTTGTAATATAGAAAACGATAATAGAACAGTTGTTATAACAATAAAATTAATAGATTAA
- a CDS encoding MogA/MoaB family molybdenum cofactor biosynthesis protein, with the protein MISTAILTISDKGYNNQREDLTGPAIKDILPSDKFSVDYYKIIPDEVEMIKEELIYLCDSLGINMILTNGGTGFSKRDVTPEATTSVIEKLVPGIPEAMRSASLKITPKAMLSRAVSGIRKSTLIVNLPGSPKGAVENLEVILPALPHGIDILTGEASECSR; encoded by the coding sequence ATGATAAGTACAGCTATATTAACTATAAGTGATAAAGGCTACAACAATCAACGAGAAGATCTAACTGGTCCAGCTATAAAAGATATTCTACCAAGTGATAAGTTTTCTGTAGATTATTATAAAATAATCCCTGATGAAGTTGAAATGATAAAAGAAGAACTAATATATCTTTGCGATTCCTTAGGTATTAATATGATCTTAACAAATGGTGGAACAGGTTTTTCAAAGAGAGATGTTACTCCAGAAGCCACAACAAGTGTTATCGAAAAATTAGTGCCTGGTATCCCTGAAGCAATGAGAAGTGCTTCACTAAAAATAACTCCTAAAGCTATGCTTTCAAGAGCTGTTAGCGGAATTAGGAAAAGTACCTTAATAGTAAATTTACCTGGAAGTCCAAAAGGCGCTGTAGAAAATCTAGAAGTTATACTGCCAGCCCTTCCTCATGGAATTGATATTCTAACAGGTGAAGCTTCTGAATGCAGTAGATAA
- a CDS encoding methyl-accepting chemotaxis protein, which produces MSKFGKKILGMMLVILSSIAIILVSVNLIMFEKFKKELRQTVTQCISDLTVSIDRDKLEKLIKEQSDDSVEYQDVLKSMSLAKSKSVARNFYTLERVQGTQAKFLVDVSVDASEFLEDYTMDSVMKEAFNDKVIVTNESFTDEYGTFISAYAPIKNSEGKIIAIAGVDVDSSMFEGMRSALLNATILTIVIVSILAFVMIYLYSKKLSNNIVKIQSVLGKMSDGDLTSNINIRTKDEIEDIAISIDKVQNSLKALINDVAIVSKDMNTVNDTVNDKVKHLNNDVEEVSAITEEISASIEESAVSAEEMSRTSKEIGIIVNSIAEKSQYIEEKSNQVSEKAKNIMGTSKNNQKETEKVFKETGIKLKQSVEKAKAVEKINVLSESILQITSQINLLALNAAIEAARAGEAGKGFSVVAEEIRRLAEQSNETINKMQNTTSIILSSVEDLTNNSNNMLSFMENRILKDYETLVNASHEYNNDALYYKEFSSELGITSKELLLSVENILETIENVADASNEGARGVSDIANKVGNITTQSNDVLEEALKSKTSSEKLKQEVFKFKI; this is translated from the coding sequence ATGAGTAAATTTGGGAAGAAAATATTAGGAATGATGTTGGTTATTTTATCATCTATAGCTATAATATTAGTTTCAGTAAATCTGATTATGTTTGAAAAATTTAAAAAGGAACTTAGGCAAACAGTTACTCAATGTATTTCAGATTTAACTGTTTCTATTGATAGAGACAAGCTTGAAAAGCTTATAAAAGAGCAATCGGATGACAGTGTAGAATATCAAGATGTATTGAAATCAATGAGTTTGGCTAAATCAAAAAGTGTTGCAAGGAATTTTTATACACTTGAAAGAGTTCAAGGGACACAAGCTAAGTTTTTAGTAGATGTTTCAGTTGATGCATCTGAATTTTTAGAAGACTATACTATGGATAGCGTGATGAAAGAAGCTTTTAATGATAAAGTTATAGTAACAAATGAATCGTTTACAGATGAGTATGGTACTTTTATTTCTGCTTATGCACCAATTAAAAATTCAGAAGGAAAGATTATAGCTATTGCTGGTGTAGATGTAGACTCAAGCATGTTTGAAGGTATGAGAAGTGCATTGCTAAATGCAACAATTCTAACAATAGTTATTGTGAGTATTTTAGCTTTTGTTATGATTTATTTATACTCTAAGAAATTAAGTAATAATATTGTAAAAATACAAAGTGTCTTAGGTAAAATGAGTGATGGTGATTTAACTAGTAATATAAATATAAGAACAAAGGATGAGATTGAGGATATAGCTATATCAATAGATAAGGTTCAGAATTCTTTAAAAGCTCTGATAAACGATGTAGCAATTGTATCTAAAGATATGAATACTGTTAATGATACAGTAAATGATAAAGTGAAGCATCTAAATAATGATGTTGAAGAAGTTTCAGCAATTACAGAAGAAATTTCAGCGAGTATAGAAGAGAGTGCAGTATCTGCAGAAGAGATGTCAAGAACTTCAAAGGAAATAGGAATTATAGTTAATTCTATAGCTGAAAAATCACAATACATTGAAGAGAAATCAAATCAAGTAAGTGAAAAAGCTAAAAATATTATGGGAACTTCAAAAAATAATCAAAAGGAAACTGAAAAAGTGTTTAAAGAAACAGGTATTAAATTGAAGCAATCCGTTGAAAAAGCTAAAGCTGTGGAGAAAATAAATGTATTATCGGAATCTATACTTCAAATAACTTCACAAATTAACTTACTTGCACTTAATGCAGCAATAGAGGCAGCAAGAGCTGGAGAAGCTGGCAAAGGATTTAGCGTAGTAGCAGAAGAAATAAGAAGGCTGGCAGAACAATCTAATGAAACTATAAATAAGATGCAAAATACAACGTCAATTATATTATCTTCGGTTGAAGATTTAACTAATAATTCTAATAATATGCTTAGTTTCATGGAAAACAGAATATTAAAAGATTACGAAACTTTAGTTAATGCAAGTCATGAATATAATAATGATGCGTTATATTATAAAGAATTTTCCTCTGAGTTAGGTATAACTTCGAAAGAACTTTTATTATCTGTAGAAAATATACTAGAAACCATAGAAAATGTAGCAGATGCATCTAATGAAGGTGCAAGGGGAGTTTCAGATATAGCAAATAAAGTCGGAAATATAACTACTCAATCTAATGATGTATTGGAAGAGGCATTAAAATCTAAAACAAGTTCGGAAAAACTAAAACAAGAGGTATTTAAATTTAAAATTTAA